The proteins below come from a single Cystobacter ferrugineus genomic window:
- a CDS encoding alpha/beta fold hydrolase, producing the protein MSLHARQGTHVKPELLPLLGQGPAHDREQAIEQSMRSFRAIACPGFPTDLKILAVLLLAAGTGLAGPCRMRQIMSQTPAIPRDVYELRLWQLWSDHLRRDDFGMKDDFFALGGNRATAEAVRTEIGARFDMSLPMETFLEAPTIERLGCHLRARSRRLNEEPVVALQPHGAKRPFFYLPGGEGTVLNSYALARRMAPDQPVYGLQARGLYGERPPFSRVEDMAADHIESMRTVQPRGPYLLGGHCSGGMVALEMALQLQRRGEQVAVLAVCDAWSPALIRLRMPNETFLDDLVEFYSIIAAGFRYWFDADLQLESDEMRALEPRQRIAHFMRLARAHGAYAPDEPDERIERVLALFRSYCYSGYEPAERFQGPITFLRAVDSKFCETLTEGWEDVSTQPLRLRRVPGNHVSLLTEPHVEAVANEIRAAIAEAGVS; encoded by the coding sequence GTGTCCCTGCATGCCCGGCAAGGTACACACGTCAAGCCCGAGCTGCTGCCCCTGCTCGGGCAGGGCCCGGCGCACGACCGGGAGCAGGCCATCGAGCAGTCCATGCGGAGCTTCCGGGCCATCGCGTGCCCGGGCTTTCCGACTGACTTGAAGATCCTGGCGGTCCTGCTGCTCGCCGCGGGCACGGGCCTTGCTGGCCCGTGCCGCATGAGACAGATCATGAGCCAAACGCCAGCAATTCCCCGAGACGTCTACGAGCTGCGGCTCTGGCAGCTCTGGTCGGACCACCTGCGCCGGGACGACTTCGGGATGAAGGACGACTTCTTCGCGCTCGGGGGCAACCGAGCCACGGCGGAGGCCGTTCGCACCGAGATCGGGGCTCGATTCGACATGTCCCTCCCGATGGAGACCTTCCTCGAGGCGCCGACGATCGAGCGTCTCGGCTGTCACCTCCGTGCTCGCTCGCGGCGACTCAACGAGGAGCCCGTCGTTGCGCTCCAGCCGCACGGCGCGAAGCGTCCCTTCTTCTACCTGCCCGGTGGCGAGGGAACCGTCCTCAACTCCTATGCGCTCGCGCGCCGGATGGCGCCGGATCAGCCCGTCTACGGGCTACAGGCCCGGGGGCTCTATGGAGAGCGTCCCCCGTTCAGTCGTGTCGAGGACATGGCGGCCGACCACATCGAGTCCATGCGGACCGTGCAGCCGCGCGGCCCCTACCTCCTGGGGGGCCACTGCTCTGGCGGCATGGTCGCGCTGGAGATGGCGCTGCAACTGCAACGCCGCGGAGAACAGGTGGCCGTGCTCGCCGTGTGCGACGCCTGGTCGCCCGCGCTCATTCGCCTCCGCATGCCGAACGAGACCTTCCTGGACGACCTCGTCGAGTTCTACTCAATCATCGCGGCGGGCTTCCGGTACTGGTTCGATGCGGACCTGCAACTCGAGAGCGACGAGATGCGCGCCCTCGAACCACGGCAGCGAATCGCGCACTTCATGCGGCTGGCCAGAGCGCACGGAGCCTATGCGCCCGACGAGCCCGACGAGCGCATCGAACGCGTCCTGGCCCTCTTTCGCTCCTATTGCTACTCGGGCTACGAGCCCGCGGAGCGCTTCCAGGGGCCGATCACCTTCCTTCGTGCCGTCGACAGCAAGTTCTGCGAGACGCTCACCGAGGGCTGGGAGGACGTCTCGACCCAGCCCCTGCGTCTGCGCCGGGTGCCGGGCAACCATGTGTCTCTGCTGACCGAGCCACACGTGGAAGCGGTGGCGAATGAGATCCGCGCCGCCATCGCGGAGGCGGGCGTGTCCTGA
- a CDS encoding HD domain-containing protein: MTSLLESVRVPDTQLVRDITELVRDTESPLLFHHSSRVYYFGALAGVRRGLKFDPELLYAGAMFHDMGLTPAYSSPNERFEVDGANAARDFLKSRGISPSDLDVVWAAIALHTTPGIPEHMHPVVALVTAGVEMDVLGLTYAEYPDDEREAVVAAHPRTERFKEDIIQAFYDGIKHKPRTTFGNVKADVIADKEPLFIRGNFCRVIRESAW; the protein is encoded by the coding sequence ATGACCTCTCTACTCGAAAGCGTCCGTGTTCCCGATACCCAGCTCGTCCGAGACATCACCGAGCTTGTCCGCGACACCGAGTCGCCGCTGCTCTTCCACCACTCGAGCCGCGTCTACTATTTCGGCGCGTTGGCCGGTGTGCGGCGGGGCCTGAAGTTCGATCCGGAGCTTCTGTACGCGGGCGCGATGTTCCACGACATGGGACTGACCCCTGCGTACTCCAGCCCGAACGAGCGCTTCGAGGTGGACGGCGCCAACGCCGCTCGCGACTTCCTGAAGAGTCGCGGTATCTCTCCGTCCGACCTCGACGTGGTGTGGGCCGCGATCGCGCTTCACACGACGCCGGGTATCCCGGAGCACATGCATCCGGTGGTCGCGCTGGTCACCGCCGGCGTCGAGATGGACGTGCTGGGCCTGACCTACGCCGAGTACCCCGACGACGAGCGCGAGGCGGTGGTCGCCGCCCATCCTCGGACCGAGCGCTTCAAGGAGGACATCATTCAGGCGTTCTACGATGGCATCAAGCACAAGCCGCGGACCACCTTCGGCAACGTCAAGGCGGACGTGATCGCGGACAAGGAGCCGCTGTTCATTCGCGGCAACTTCTGCCGTGTCATTCGGGAATCAGCCTGGTGA
- a CDS encoding GlxA family transcriptional regulator: protein MPREVALVAMPNVQLLDVSGPLDVFAEANAQARAPAYRLRVLSARPGPVRSSSGVRLMHDGVVTETAPEGIDTLLVAGSPHAPDEVPDPRVVRWLRAAAAASRRYGSVCTGAFVLAQAGLLDGKRVTTHWAVAGRLVEQFPTITVDADAIHVRDGKVWTAAGVTAGMDLSLALVEKDLGRETARKVASQLVMFFKRPGGQTQFSSKGVAVPVGRSALQEVQRYVAAHPAEDHRVELLADRMGLSARHFARLFRKEVGLTPAEWVEQIRIAAARTMLESGQWAPKEVAGKCGFHDVDTLRRAFLRRVGISPSEYRKHYAGTARQAP, encoded by the coding sequence ATGCCCCGAGAAGTCGCCCTCGTCGCCATGCCCAACGTGCAGTTGCTGGACGTCTCGGGACCGCTCGACGTCTTCGCCGAGGCGAACGCCCAGGCGAGGGCTCCCGCCTATCGTCTTCGCGTCCTCAGCGCGCGTCCGGGCCCCGTTCGAAGCTCCTCCGGCGTGCGCCTCATGCATGACGGCGTCGTGACCGAGACGGCCCCCGAGGGGATCGACACGCTTCTGGTCGCGGGTTCACCCCATGCGCCGGATGAGGTGCCCGATCCCCGCGTCGTCCGATGGCTTCGCGCCGCGGCCGCCGCCTCGCGGCGCTACGGCTCGGTCTGTACGGGGGCGTTCGTGCTGGCGCAGGCGGGGCTTCTCGACGGGAAGCGGGTCACGACCCACTGGGCGGTCGCCGGCCGCCTGGTGGAACAATTCCCAACCATTACCGTCGATGCCGACGCCATTCACGTGCGGGACGGAAAGGTGTGGACGGCGGCGGGCGTCACGGCGGGCATGGACCTGTCCCTGGCCCTCGTCGAAAAAGACCTCGGACGGGAGACGGCGCGAAAGGTGGCGAGCCAGCTCGTGATGTTCTTCAAGCGTCCCGGCGGACAGACGCAGTTCAGCAGCAAAGGGGTGGCGGTTCCCGTGGGGCGATCAGCCCTCCAAGAGGTCCAGCGGTACGTCGCCGCTCACCCGGCCGAGGACCATCGCGTCGAACTCCTGGCCGATCGCATGGGCCTGAGCGCGAGGCACTTCGCGCGCCTCTTTCGCAAGGAAGTCGGTCTCACTCCGGCCGAATGGGTGGAACAGATCCGAATCGCCGCCGCCCGGACGATGCTGGAGTCCGGGCAGTGGGCACCCAAGGAGGTGGCGGGAAAGTGCGGCTTCCACGACGTCGACACGCTCCGGCGCGCGTTCCTACGCCGAGTGGGCATCTCGCCATCTGAGTACCGCAAGCACTATGCGGGCACCGCGCGCCAGGCGCCGTGA
- a CDS encoding aldo/keto reductase: MEMIDYTMLGRTGTQVSRVCLGAMTMGTLMDRDESFRTLDSFAEQGGNFIDTANCYSWWVGKGENVGDESEAMLGEWMHARKNRERIFLATKCGARLRDPRAIRDADGNPRWAEVPSNYEGASRRVILGAVQDSLRRLRTDYIDLYYVHVDDRKTPLEETLGTLNELVASGVIRHLGYSNVRTWRLERIRALCERNGWAQPIAIQQEYSFLRPAAGANLGVAVHADGEFFDYLAENPSMTLLAYSPLLKGIYASREKRLAYYNWSLYDTPDSAARLERLEVVGKRLGIDGNTLVLAWMLHRKPAIIPIVGGSRFSHFRENFAALDVRLDGETMDYLEGRSASA; this comes from the coding sequence ATGGAAATGATTGATTACACGATGCTGGGAAGGACGGGGACGCAGGTGAGCAGGGTGTGTCTCGGTGCCATGACGATGGGAACCCTCATGGACAGGGACGAATCATTCCGCACGTTGGACTCCTTCGCCGAGCAGGGCGGAAATTTCATCGATACGGCGAATTGCTACTCCTGGTGGGTTGGGAAGGGGGAGAATGTCGGGGATGAGAGCGAGGCCATGCTCGGGGAGTGGATGCATGCGCGGAAGAACCGGGAGCGGATATTCCTCGCGACCAAGTGCGGCGCCCGTCTTCGCGATCCGCGGGCGATCCGCGACGCGGACGGAAACCCACGCTGGGCGGAGGTCCCGTCGAATTACGAGGGCGCGTCGCGCCGGGTCATCCTCGGCGCGGTCCAGGACAGTCTCCGCCGTCTGCGGACCGATTACATCGACCTCTATTATGTCCATGTCGATGACCGCAAGACGCCGCTCGAGGAAACCCTCGGCACGCTGAATGAACTCGTTGCCTCCGGCGTGATCCGCCATCTTGGATACAGCAATGTCCGTACCTGGCGGCTCGAGCGGATCCGCGCGCTCTGCGAGCGCAACGGCTGGGCGCAGCCGATCGCGATCCAGCAGGAGTATAGCTTCCTGCGGCCCGCCGCCGGCGCCAATCTGGGCGTCGCGGTTCATGCGGACGGCGAGTTCTTCGATTACCTCGCGGAGAATCCCTCGATGACCCTGCTCGCGTACTCGCCGTTGTTGAAGGGTATCTACGCGAGCAGGGAAAAGCGGCTCGCGTACTACAACTGGTCCCTCTACGATACGCCTGACTCCGCCGCGCGCCTCGAACGGCTCGAGGTGGTGGGAAAGCGGTTGGGCATCGATGGCAACACCCTGGTGCTTGCTTGGATGCTGCACCGCAAGCCGGCGATCATCCCGATAGTGGGAGGCAGTCGGTTCAGCCATTTCCGGGAGAACTTCGCCGCGCTCGATGTTCGGCTCGATGGGGAAACGATGGATTATCTGGAGGGCAGAAGCGCCTCGGCGTGA
- a CDS encoding MaoC family dehydratase yields the protein MRYFEDFQVGQVHELGTYEVTREEILAFARQYDPQPFHMDEEAGRRSIYGSIIASGWQTAAICHRLLVRAVLEDSSSMGSPGLDELRWLRPVRPGDTLSARIEVLEASPSRSKPDRGSVKTRMEVRNQQGEVVMTELASVLFRRRPAAT from the coding sequence ATGCGCTACTTCGAGGACTTCCAGGTGGGTCAGGTGCACGAGCTCGGTACGTACGAGGTGACGCGGGAGGAGATCCTCGCATTCGCGCGGCAGTACGACCCGCAGCCCTTCCATATGGACGAGGAGGCGGGCCGGCGCTCCATCTACGGGAGCATCATCGCGAGCGGTTGGCAGACCGCGGCCATCTGCCACCGGTTGCTGGTACGCGCCGTGTTGGAGGACTCCTCCAGCATGGGCTCGCCGGGACTGGACGAGCTGCGCTGGCTGCGGCCGGTACGGCCCGGGGACACGCTCTCCGCGCGCATCGAGGTGCTCGAGGCCTCGCCCTCGCGCAGCAAGCCGGATCGCGGCAGTGTCAAGACGCGCATGGAGGTGCGCAACCAGCAGGGCGAGGTGGTGATGACGGAGCTCGCCAGCGTGCTCTTCCGGCGCCGGCCCGCGGCGACGTGA
- a CDS encoding cytochrome P450 produces the protein MVTYDLFAPTTQEERHAMFARMRAEPGLCRVEPFGAFAAARYEESSALLKDPRTFSSEALSAAAEPPWIGPNPVAQSLLTKDPPAHTGLRALLTRAFGAPMISRLEVRVRETSERLADAAVRQGEVDLVDAFTHVVPRDIIGEMLGLDPSLFPNFKRWSQGMAAITSAVTPAQQEECRSVVREMKLALTEVLETRRRHPAEDMVSELLQAEVDGRKLSDDELLSFLFLLLPAGVDTTTQLLGNAMLTLARRPEQLEQARADKAHVPRFIEEVLRYESPTQLSFRLATRDVELSGTRIPAGSLVLGIIGSANRDERVFEQPDLFLPGRSKGNQHLTFGYGIHFCLGAQLARLEARVALEAFVSRVRGIELRSSTVEWIDSFGSHGPATLPVRLLPA, from the coding sequence TTGGTCACGTATGACTTGTTCGCGCCCACCACCCAGGAAGAGCGCCATGCCATGTTCGCCCGGATGCGCGCCGAGCCAGGACTCTGCCGGGTCGAGCCCTTTGGCGCCTTCGCGGCTGCCCGTTACGAGGAGTCCTCCGCGCTCCTGAAGGATCCGCGGACGTTCTCGTCCGAGGCTCTCTCGGCGGCGGCGGAGCCGCCCTGGATCGGACCGAATCCGGTGGCGCAATCCCTGCTGACGAAGGATCCACCGGCGCACACCGGGCTGCGCGCGTTGCTCACCCGGGCGTTCGGCGCCCCGATGATCTCCCGGTTGGAGGTCCGGGTGCGCGAGACGAGCGAGCGTCTGGCCGACGCCGCCGTGCGCCAGGGCGAGGTGGATCTCGTCGACGCGTTCACCCACGTCGTGCCGCGCGACATCATCGGAGAGATGCTCGGCCTGGATCCAAGCCTCTTTCCGAACTTCAAGCGCTGGTCGCAGGGCATGGCGGCGATCACCTCCGCGGTGACCCCCGCGCAGCAGGAGGAGTGCCGGTCCGTGGTGCGGGAGATGAAGCTCGCCCTGACGGAGGTGCTCGAGACGCGCCGCCGTCATCCCGCGGAGGACATGGTGAGCGAGCTGCTCCAGGCGGAGGTGGACGGGCGGAAGCTCTCGGATGACGAACTCCTGTCCTTCCTCTTCCTGCTGCTGCCCGCGGGCGTGGACACGACGACGCAGTTGCTGGGCAATGCCATGCTGACCCTGGCGCGGCGGCCCGAGCAGTTGGAACAGGCCCGGGCGGACAAGGCCCATGTGCCACGGTTCATCGAGGAGGTGCTGCGCTACGAATCCCCCACGCAGCTCAGCTTCCGCCTGGCCACGCGGGACGTGGAGCTGTCGGGAACGCGGATTCCCGCGGGAAGCCTCGTGCTGGGCATCATCGGCTCCGCCAACCGGGACGAGCGCGTGTTCGAGCAACCCGACCTGTTCCTGCCGGGCCGGAGCAAGGGCAACCAGCACCTGACCTTCGGGTATGGCATCCACTTCTGCCTGGGCGCGCAGCTCGCCCGGTTGGAGGCGCGCGTCGCGCTGGAGGCGTTCGTCTCCCGGGTGAGGGGCATTGAGCTGCGCTCGTCCACCGTCGAGTGGATTGACAGCTTCGGGAGCCACGGCCCCGCGACGCTCCCGGTGCGGCTCCTGCCCGCCTGA
- a CDS encoding methyl-accepting chemotaxis protein codes for MMNDWRIGTRLSTLVVLLSALLVGVGLMGVRGMGITAAGLETVYKDRVVPLRQIKAISDMYAVNIVDTAHKVRAGSVTWAQGQRRVEEARHIIQETWSGYLATVLVDEEQRLVERITPEMKTANAAVEQLRDILVREDAQRLEAFISRELYPAMDPVSTLLDELGAVQLQVAQQEYERSVSRYTEVRTAALGCIGMGLLSGLVLAFFILRSITRPLAEAVELAQRLAAGDLTVRARRTQRDEAGRLLGSMNEMSERLCGTIGEVLEGARSLAAASEQVSSTAQGLSQGTSEQAASIEETSASLQQVTASIERNAENSHQVARMATSGAQEAQEGSRAVTATVEAMRTITGRITVIEEIAYQTNLLALNAAIEAARAGEHGRGFAVVAAEVRKLAERSQAAAREILGMASASVEQAERTGQVLGTLLPSIQTTASLIQEAATASREQSLGAAQISKAMSQVEQVTQSNSSAAEELAATAEELAAQAEALQQAMSVFHTRPSEAGPVRHLRGSSSHRVPPRTPVPRPLHSRESPPEENEHFRAIC; via the coding sequence ATGATGAATGACTGGCGTATCGGAACCCGTCTGTCCACGCTGGTGGTGCTGCTGTCCGCACTGCTGGTGGGAGTGGGATTGATGGGCGTGAGAGGCATGGGCATCACGGCCGCGGGCCTGGAGACGGTCTACAAGGATCGGGTGGTACCGCTGCGGCAGATCAAAGCCATCTCCGACATGTACGCGGTCAACATCGTGGACACCGCGCACAAGGTCCGCGCGGGCAGCGTCACCTGGGCCCAGGGACAGCGGCGGGTGGAGGAGGCACGGCACATCATCCAGGAGACCTGGAGCGGCTACCTCGCCACGGTGCTGGTGGACGAGGAGCAGCGCCTGGTCGAACGCATCACCCCGGAGATGAAGACGGCCAACGCGGCGGTGGAGCAGCTACGGGACATCCTCGTCCGGGAAGATGCGCAGCGGCTGGAGGCGTTCATCTCGCGCGAACTCTATCCAGCCATGGATCCGGTCTCCACGCTGCTCGACGAGCTGGGGGCGGTGCAGCTTCAGGTAGCGCAGCAGGAGTATGAGCGCTCTGTCAGCCGGTATACGGAGGTGCGTACCGCGGCCTTGGGCTGCATCGGGATGGGACTGCTGTCGGGGCTGGTGCTGGCCTTCTTCATCCTGCGCAGCATCACCCGCCCGCTGGCCGAGGCGGTGGAACTCGCGCAGCGGCTCGCCGCGGGGGACCTCACGGTCCGGGCCCGGCGCACCCAGCGGGACGAGGCTGGACGGCTGCTCGGCTCGATGAACGAGATGTCCGAGCGGTTGTGCGGCACCATCGGCGAGGTGCTCGAGGGGGCGCGCTCGCTCGCCGCCGCCAGCGAGCAGGTGTCCTCCACGGCCCAGGGCCTGTCGCAGGGCACCAGCGAGCAGGCCGCCAGTATCGAGGAGACGAGCGCCAGCCTCCAGCAGGTGACGGCGTCCATCGAGCGCAACGCGGAGAACAGCCATCAAGTGGCGCGGATGGCCACGTCCGGTGCCCAGGAAGCACAGGAGGGCAGCCGTGCGGTGACCGCCACCGTGGAGGCGATGAGGACCATCACCGGGCGTATCACCGTTATCGAGGAGATCGCCTACCAGACGAACCTGCTGGCGCTGAACGCGGCCATCGAGGCGGCGCGAGCGGGTGAGCACGGCCGTGGCTTCGCGGTGGTGGCCGCCGAGGTGCGCAAGCTGGCCGAGCGCAGCCAGGCCGCCGCCAGGGAAATCCTCGGCATGGCGTCCGCGAGCGTCGAGCAGGCGGAGCGAACCGGCCAGGTGCTCGGCACGCTGCTGCCCTCCATCCAGACGACGGCGAGCCTCATCCAGGAAGCGGCCACCGCCTCTCGGGAGCAGAGCCTGGGCGCGGCGCAAATCTCCAAGGCCATGAGCCAGGTGGAACAGGTGACGCAGAGCAACTCCTCGGCGGCCGAGGAGCTCGCCGCCACGGCCGAGGAGCTCGCCGCGCAGGCGGAGGCGTTGCAGCAGGCGATGTCGGTGTTCCACACCCGCCCGAGCGAAGCGGGCCCGGTGCGGCACCTCCGTGGCTCCTCTTCCCATCGAGTGCCCCCGCGGACCCCGGTGCCACGCCCTCTCCATTCGCGGGAGTCCCCGCCGGAGGAGAACGAACACTTCCGGGCCATCTGCTGA
- a CDS encoding sensor histidine kinase, giving the protein MHEQDEALTEPEEVPPLPAWALWSGALGWWLTDALVTVSQVRLLQYAGEEPASEGPLWRMALGSSLLWVPITVLCLRLSEWFPLHRPRWRRAGAVHLATLATVVLGRALFVVLTQDVFGWYARPPGFGTVLAQSVVNNVLPYVLMTAGAHALGLARRAHVRQQRASRLQARLAEARLQVLTSQLRPHFLFNALNAVAALVHKDPDAAERMLARLGDLLRHGLESSGRQEVTLREELDALAPYLDIERTRFGERLAVEWRLAPDVLDARIPHLALQLLVENAIRHGLAPRAEPGRVLISAARDGDSLHVQVRDDGVGLPPSGLPRHGRGVGLSNLRARLAALHGTRATLELRPGEPRGTVAELRLPLPSRGGEVTT; this is encoded by the coding sequence ATGCACGAGCAGGACGAAGCGCTCACCGAGCCCGAAGAGGTCCCTCCCCTGCCCGCCTGGGCACTCTGGAGCGGGGCCCTGGGCTGGTGGCTGACGGACGCACTGGTCACGGTCAGCCAGGTGCGGCTGCTGCAATACGCGGGAGAGGAGCCCGCCAGCGAGGGACCGCTGTGGCGCATGGCCCTGGGCAGCTCGCTGCTGTGGGTTCCCATCACGGTGCTGTGCCTGCGTTTGTCCGAGTGGTTTCCACTCCACCGCCCCCGGTGGAGGCGCGCGGGCGCCGTGCACCTCGCCACACTCGCCACCGTGGTGCTGGGGCGTGCGCTGTTCGTCGTCCTCACCCAGGACGTCTTCGGCTGGTACGCCCGCCCGCCGGGCTTCGGTACCGTGCTGGCGCAGAGCGTGGTCAACAACGTGCTGCCCTACGTGCTGATGACCGCCGGGGCCCACGCGCTGGGACTCGCCCGCCGCGCCCACGTGCGCCAGCAGCGCGCGTCGCGGCTGCAGGCCCGGCTCGCCGAGGCCCGGCTCCAGGTGCTCACCTCGCAGCTCCGGCCCCACTTCCTCTTCAATGCCCTCAACGCCGTGGCCGCCCTGGTGCACAAGGACCCCGACGCGGCGGAGCGCATGCTCGCGCGGCTGGGAGACCTGCTGCGCCATGGCCTGGAGTCCTCCGGACGCCAGGAGGTGACGTTGCGCGAGGAGCTGGACGCGCTCGCGCCCTACCTGGACATCGAGCGCACGCGCTTCGGCGAGCGGCTGGCGGTGGAGTGGCGGCTCGCCCCCGACGTGCTCGACGCGCGCATTCCCCACCTGGCGCTGCAACTGCTCGTGGAGAACGCCATCCGTCACGGGCTCGCGCCCCGGGCCGAGCCCGGCCGGGTGCTCATCAGCGCCGCGCGGGATGGGGATTCGCTGCACGTGCAGGTGCGGGACGATGGCGTGGGCCTGCCTCCCTCGGGACTGCCCCGGCATGGCCGGGGCGTGGGCCTGTCCAACCTGCGCGCGCGCCTGGCCGCCCTCCACGGCACTCGCGCCACCCTGGAACTGAGGCCCGGGGAGCCTCGCGGCACCGTGGCCGAGCTGCGCCTGCCGTTGCCCTCGCGGGGCGGTGAGGTGACGACGTGA
- a CDS encoding LytR/AlgR family response regulator transcription factor, with the protein MSGDTTEEAPLRVVVADDEPLARERLRTLLAGEPGVALVAEAASGAEAVRAVLSTTPDVLLLDIEMPSGDGFEVLRALPPDQTPVVVFVTAWQRYAIQAFEARALDYLLKPYDRERFRAALLRARQHVRLVRRAEAPPQRMEEMLCALAQAEAPPRRLPVKVDGRIRFVDCAAITHVEAEANYVRVHAGGEQFVMRETLTHLEERLDPRRFLRIHRSVLVNLDHVRELEPLSQGEYLLSLSGGVALRTGRGHRARVEQALGLVGD; encoded by the coding sequence GTGAGCGGGGACACCACGGAAGAAGCCCCCTTGCGCGTGGTGGTCGCGGACGACGAGCCCCTGGCCCGCGAGCGGCTGCGCACATTGCTGGCGGGCGAGCCCGGCGTGGCGTTGGTGGCGGAGGCGGCCAGCGGCGCGGAGGCGGTGCGCGCGGTGCTCTCCACCACACCGGACGTGCTGCTGCTCGACATCGAGATGCCTTCGGGCGACGGCTTCGAGGTGCTGCGCGCGCTACCGCCCGACCAGACGCCGGTGGTGGTGTTCGTCACCGCCTGGCAGCGCTACGCGATCCAGGCCTTCGAGGCGCGGGCATTGGACTACCTGCTCAAGCCCTATGACCGGGAGCGATTCCGCGCCGCACTGCTGCGGGCCCGGCAGCACGTGCGGCTCGTGCGCCGGGCGGAAGCGCCCCCTCAGAGGATGGAAGAAATGCTCTGCGCGCTCGCCCAGGCGGAAGCACCGCCACGGCGGTTGCCCGTCAAGGTGGACGGCCGCATCCGCTTCGTGGACTGCGCCGCCATCACCCACGTGGAAGCCGAGGCCAACTACGTGCGCGTGCACGCGGGCGGCGAGCAGTTCGTCATGCGCGAGACGCTGACCCACCTGGAGGAGCGGTTGGACCCGCGCCGTTTCCTGCGCATCCATCGCTCGGTGCTGGTCAACCTGGACCACGTGCGCGAGCTCGAGCCGCTGTCCCAGGGCGAATACCTCCTGAGCCTCTCCGGCGGCGTCGCGCTGCGCACCGGCCGCGGCCACCGCGCCCGCGTGGAACAGGCCCTGGGACTGGTGGGGGACTGA
- a CDS encoding TolB family protein translates to MSVSSLIRCPMLLSLLTLATPAFAQETAAPRVPEVLAPGFVSLPDQEEYRIVFTPDGRTAFWGVSTDFFPSSRQSTIVFSEWRHGQWSAPRVAPFSGQFSDIDPFVSPDGRFLFFSSIRPVDGVAREDAELWVVERRGTGWSEPRHLGAAVNSTSDELYPSVDAWGTLYFGSDRPGGFGGWDLWRSCRRADGSYGPAENLGAALNTSYWEFNPTVTADGNTLLFASIDRPDGFGSGDLYVAERRRGEWKPARNLGPTVNTERDEYHPSLSADRRTLFFVRHQYEPFVPGDLYHVSARAAGLPTWGMRPHAEQVD, encoded by the coding sequence ATGTCCGTGTCGTCCCTCATCCGTTGCCCGATGCTGCTCTCGCTGCTCACCCTGGCCACGCCCGCCTTCGCCCAGGAGACCGCCGCGCCGCGCGTACCAGAAGTGCTCGCCCCCGGCTTCGTCTCGTTGCCGGACCAGGAGGAGTACCGCATCGTCTTCACCCCCGACGGGCGCACCGCCTTCTGGGGCGTGAGCACCGACTTCTTCCCCAGCTCCCGCCAGTCCACCATCGTCTTCTCCGAGTGGCGCCACGGTCAGTGGAGCGCACCACGCGTGGCCCCCTTCTCCGGCCAGTTCAGCGACATCGATCCGTTCGTGTCGCCGGATGGCCGATTCCTCTTCTTCTCCTCCATCCGGCCGGTGGATGGCGTGGCCCGCGAGGACGCCGAGCTGTGGGTGGTGGAGCGCCGGGGCACGGGCTGGAGCGAGCCGCGTCACCTCGGTGCCGCCGTCAACAGCACCTCGGACGAGCTGTACCCCAGCGTGGATGCGTGGGGCACGCTGTACTTCGGCTCGGACCGGCCAGGCGGCTTCGGAGGCTGGGACCTCTGGCGCTCGTGCCGGCGGGCCGATGGCTCCTACGGTCCCGCGGAGAACCTCGGTGCCGCGCTCAACACCTCCTACTGGGAGTTCAACCCCACCGTGACGGCCGACGGGAACACACTGCTCTTCGCCTCCATCGACCGGCCGGACGGCTTCGGCTCGGGCGACCTCTACGTGGCCGAGCGCCGGCGCGGTGAGTGGAAGCCCGCGCGCAACCTGGGCCCCACCGTGAACACGGAGCGGGATGAGTACCACCCGTCCCTCTCCGCCGACAGGCGCACCCTCTTCTTCGTGCGCCATCAGTACGAGCCCTTCGTGCCCGGCGACCTGTACCACGTGAGCGCCCGCGCGGCGGGCCTTCCCACCTGGGGGATGCGTCCGCACGCCGAGCAGGTGGACTGA